The following coding sequences lie in one Metallumcola ferriviriculae genomic window:
- the pssA gene encoding CDP-diacylglycerol--serine O-phosphatidyltransferase has product MKKHISNCFTLGNLMLGITALVLVLRNDFQAASLMILLAGVFDGLDGKVARRMNSTSFFGKELDSLSDMVSFGVAPAILMYAQFYQVQTIFWYFLFPAFFALCGAIRLARFNTLNISEYFLGIPIPLAGGLVAVFGLFARESSLLWVSVLLISLGFLMISNIKVPKY; this is encoded by the coding sequence GTGAAGAAACATATTTCCAACTGTTTCACCTTAGGCAATTTAATGTTGGGTATTACGGCTCTGGTATTAGTGTTACGCAACGATTTCCAGGCGGCATCATTGATGATTCTGCTGGCCGGGGTTTTTGACGGTCTGGACGGAAAAGTTGCCCGGCGGATGAACAGTACATCTTTTTTCGGTAAGGAACTTGACTCACTGTCCGACATGGTGTCTTTCGGCGTAGCGCCGGCAATTCTAATGTATGCACAGTTCTACCAGGTACAAACAATTTTTTGGTACTTTTTATTTCCCGCTTTTTTTGCACTGTGCGGTGCGATTAGATTGGCACGGTTTAATACATTGAATATCAGCGAGTATTTCCTTGGCATTCCAATTCCTTTGGCAGGCGGATTAGTGGCTGTCTTTGGTTTATTCGCCCGTGAAAGTAGTTTGCTTTGGGTATCGGTTTTGTTGATTTCATTAGGATTTTTGATGATTAGTAACATAAAAGTACCGAAGTATTAA